One part of the Vitis riparia cultivar Riparia Gloire de Montpellier isolate 1030 chromosome 15, EGFV_Vit.rip_1.0, whole genome shotgun sequence genome encodes these proteins:
- the LOC117931584 gene encoding APO protein 1, chloroplastic isoform X2: MLQPPPVISPASWNPSQRGVCLGIMDFKRPKLSASRSYTLGLKFQQGQILTGQPKISGTFLCVSQKPQEDATFKKQIAYPQNVDLPPILPRKKKKPYPIPLKKIRQAARDDKKLAQKGIEKPLEPPKNGLIVPDLVPVAYEVLDAWKVLIKGLAQLLHVIPVHGCSECSEIHVAQSGHHIQDCTGPSSVKRRGLHSWVKGSINDVLIPIESYHLYDPFGRRIKHETRFSYDRIPAVVELCVQAGVDLPEYPSRRRTIPIRMIGKKVIDRGGFVEEPEPFHSSDSSSLLMDIDTHGAFGRFPPPPLSDIPRIAQETIDAYEVVRWGVRKLMRKYTVKACGYCSEVHVGPWGHNAKLCGEFKHQWRDGKHGWQDATVEEVIPPNYVYHLRDPKGPPLRSGLKRFYGKAPAVVEVCMQAGAQVPDKYKPMMRLDIVIPDTEESRLVA, encoded by the exons ATGCTCCAGCCGCCACCAGTAATATCCCCAGCTTCATGGAATCCATCTCAAAGAG GTGTTTGCCTGGGCATCATGGATTTTAAGAGGCCCAAGTTATCAGCTTCAAGGTCATATACTCTTGGATTGAAG TTTCAGCAGGGACAGATTCTAACTGGTCAACCAAAAATATCAGGGACCTTCCTTTGTGTCAGCCAGAAGCCCCAAGAAGATGCAACATTCAAGAAACAGATAGCATATCCTCAAAATGTGGATCTTCCACCCATACTGcctagaaaaaagaaaaaaccctatcCCATTCCTCTGAAGAAGATCCGGCAAGCTGCAAGGGATGACAAAAAACTTGCACAAAAGGGAATAGAGAAGCCCCTTGAACCTCCAAAAAATGGATTAATTGTGCCTGATCTTGTTCCTGTTGCATATGAAGTACTGGATGCCTGGAAAGTTTTGATTAAAGGCCTTGCCCAGCTGTTACATGTTATTCCTGTGCATGGTTGCAG TGAGTGTTCAGAAATTCATGTAGCACAAAGTGGTCACCACATTCAGGACTGCACTGGACCGAGCAGTGTGAAGCGTCGAGGCTTACACTCATGGGTCAAGGGTTCCATCAATGATGTACTTATCCCTATTGAATCTTACCATCTGTACGACCCTTTTGGTCGGCGCATCAAGCATGAGACTCGGTTCAGCTATGATAGGATTCCAGCAGTTGTGGAACTATGCGTCCAAGCTGGAGTTGATTTACCAGAATACCCTTCACGTCGAAGAACCATACCCATTCGAATGATTGGCAAGAAAGTAATAGACCGGGGTGGATTTGTTGAGGAGCCTGAACCATTCCACTCTAGTGATTCATCTTCCTTACTCATGGATATCGATACACATGGAGCTTTTGGGAGATTTCCACCACCTCCATTGTCAGACATACCTAGGATTGCACAGGAGACCATTGATGCATATGAGGTTGTTAGATGGGGAGTGAGGAAATTGATGAGGAAATACACAGTGAAGGCTTGCGGGTATTGCTCAGAGGTTCATGTGGGGCCGTGGGGTCACAATGCTAAGCTTTGTGGGGAATTCAAGCACCAGTGGAGGGATGGGAAGCATGGTTGGCAGGATGCCACAGTGGAGGAGGTGATCCCTCCAAATTATGTATATCATTTACGGGATCCTAAAGGGCCTCCCTTACGGAGTGGGCTCAAGAGGTTCTATGGTAAGGCTCCAGCTGTGGTAGAGGTGTGCATGCAGGCTGGTGCACAAGTTCCTGATAAATACAAGCCCATGATGAGGCTTGATATTGTAATCCCTGATACTGAGGAGTCACGCCTAGTTGCATAA
- the LOC117931584 gene encoding pentatricopeptide repeat-containing protein At2g35030, mitochondrial isoform X1: MGYYHHMNNIVPISNRFHSLLKLPNIFCCVRHATSSFSLGTKRNLGFGATKISSSNSGKSNLRSTVLDIYNCNIKISQLGRRGNVRGARKLFDEMPHHDNVSYTAMITAYLKNNELRKAEKLFQTMPDRTIVAESAMIDGYAKAGLMDKAQKVFDAMIDTNVFSWTSLISGYFRDGQVAKACQLFDQMPAKNVVSWTTMVLGYARNGLIDQARSVFNWMPEKNTISWTAMMKSYVDNGRTDEALKLFHEMPLRNLYSWNTMISGCLDGKRVNEAFKLFHLMPLRNAVSWTIMVSGLARNGLTKLAREYFDQMPNKDIAAWNAMITAYADECLIVEASELFNLMTERNIVTWNAMIDGYARHRPDGEAMKHLILMLRSCIRPNETTMTIILTSCWGMLELMQAHALAIVLGCECETSLSNALITMYSRIGDISSSRIAFESLKAKDVVSWTAMLLAFTYHGHGDHALHVFGHMLKSGTKPDEITFVGVLSACSHAGLVKKGQKLFDSMSRAYGLEPRAEHYSCLVDILGRAGQVHEAMDVVCKMPECERDGAVLGALLGACRLHGNVEMADYIGQKLIELEPNSSGGYVLLANVFAARGNWDEFAEVRKKMKDRNVRKVPGFSQIEVKGKCHAFFAGDKSHPQVEEIYELLREKLLPIMHEMGYSQWNQFVPSWF; encoded by the coding sequence ATGGGATATTATCATCACATGAATAATATTGTGCCAATCTCTAATCGGTTTCACtctctcctgaagcttcctaaCATCTTCTGCTGTGTTAGACATGCAACATCTTCATTTTCTCTAGGCACCAAACGAAATTTGGGATTTGGGGCAACCAAGATTTCCAGTTCCAACAGTGGAAAATCTAATCTCAGATCAACTGTTTTGGATATTTATAattgtaatataaaaataagtcaaTTAGGCCGTCGTGGAAATGTCAGAGGAGCAAGGAAATTGTTCGATGAAATGCCTCATCATGATAATGTCTCTTACACGGCCATGATCACTGCATATCTGAAGAATAATGAGCTGCGCAAAGCTGAAAAGCTCTTTCAGACAATGCCTGACCGAACCATTGTGGCTGAATCTGCCATGATTGATGGTTATGCAAAAGCTGGTCTGATGGACAAGGCTCAGAAAGTCTTTGATGCTATGATAGACACAAATGTATTCTCATGGACTAGTTTGATTTCTGGGTACTTTAGGGATGGACAAGTTGCTAAGGCTTGCCAGCTTTTTGATCAAATGCCGGCAAAAAATGTGGTCTCTTGGACTACAATGGTGTTGGGTTATGCTCGAAATGGTTTGATTGATCAAGCTCGTAGTGTTTTCAATTGGATGCCTGAAAAAAACACCATATCTTGGACAGCTATGATGAAATCTTATGTTGATAATGGTCGAACTGATGAGGCTCTTAAGCTCTTCCATGAAATGCCTCTGCGAAACTTGTATTCTTGGAACACAATGATCTCTGGTTGTCTAGATGGTAAGAGAGTAAATGAAGCATTTAAACTGTTTCATTTGATGCCTCTAAGAAATGCAGTTTCTTGGACAATTATGGTTTCAGGCCTAGCACGAAATGGGTTGACCAAACTTGCAAGAGAGTACTTTGATCAAATGCCTAACAAAGATATAGCTGCATGGAATGCAATGATCACAGCATATGCGGATGAATGTCTCATAGTTGAAGCAAGTGAGCTTTTCAATTTGATGACGGAAAGAAATATTGTGACTTGGAATGCAATGATTGATGGCTATGCAAGGCACAGGCCAGATGGCGAAGCCATGAAGCACCTAATCCTCATGCTTCGCTCTTGCATTAGACCTAACGAGACTACTATGACCATCATACTGACCTCATGTTGGGGAATGCTAGAACTCATGCAAGCTCATGCACTTGCCATAGTACTTGGATGTGAGTGTGAAACATCACTTTCCAATGCTCTTATTACTATGTATTCAAGAATTGGGGATATTAGCTCTTCTAGGATTGCTTTTGAGAGCCTCAAGGCCAAGGATGTTGTGTCATGGACAGCAATGCTATTAGCATTTACTTACCATGGCCATGGTGACCATGCCTTACATGTCTTTGGACACATGCTAAAATCAGGAACCAAGCCTGATGAGATCACTTTTGTAGGAGTCTTGTCAGCTTGTAGTCATGCTGGTCTTGTTAAGAAAGGTCAAAAGCTTTTTGACTCAATGAGTCGTGCTTATGGTTTAGAACCAAGGGCTGAGCACTATTCGTGCCTTGTTGACATCCTTGGTCGAGCAGGACAGGTGCATGAGGCTATGGATGTTGTTTGCAAAATGCCTGAATGTGAGAGGGATGGTGCTGTTCTAGGGGCATTGCTTGGTGCATGCAGGTTGCATGGGAATGTTGAAATGGCAGATTATATTGGCCAGAAGCTTATCGAGCTAGAGCCAAATAGCTCAGGTGGGTATGTACTCTTAGCCAATGTTTTTGCAGCACGTGGAAATTGGGATGAATTTGCAGAAGTTAGGAAAAAGATGAAGGACCGGAATGTGAGGAAAGTACCGGGTTTTAGTCAAATAGAGGTAAAGGGAAAGTGTCATGCATTCTTCGCGGGAGACAAATCTCATCCTCAGGTTGAGGAAATTTATGAACTGCTACGAGAGAAGCTTCTCCCCATAATGCATGAGATGGGCTACTCACAATGGAACCAATTTGTACCATCATGGTTTTAA